A genomic window from Lineus longissimus chromosome 17, tnLinLong1.2, whole genome shotgun sequence includes:
- the LOC135501717 gene encoding uncharacterized protein LOC135501717, translated as MEYGGIADGGEKPSEEYDVIIGGGIMENEAPQMETVSVEKVGPTSPSSGDERSPQLSMSRIMPGTNIAASEFYPMFQEEMAQPQTSTLHGSSSNQPTAVQSQVTSPSRRASSVLQPDEAIRTMVNQMKKPATDIKKFSGDPLQYTRFMRQFNSRVVAYTSTSEERMNYLEQFTTEEAHRIVTGFSCLDPDVGYPAALKEMQDRYGDQEKIANAYVRRALDWPLIAKDNPKALDEFGIFLVECENAVNGIDAIKILEYPDNLTKLVKKLPYHLHDRWRNVYQRLKESKKSVKFGDLTTFVKKEAKKIIDPL; from the coding sequence ATGGAGTATGGAGGGATTGCAGACGGTGGTGAGAAACCATCGgaagaatatgacgtcatcataggAGGAGGGATAATGGAAAATGAGGCTCCACAGATGGAAACAGTAAGTGTGGAGAAAGTAGGACCAACTTCCCCATCCAGTGGTGATGAACGCAGCCCTCAGCTGTCAATGTCAAGAATAATGCCAGGAACAAACATCGCAGCATCAGAATTCTACCCAATGTTCCAAGAGGAAATGGCTCAACCCCAGACCAGTACACTACACGGCTCAAGTAGTAACCAACCAACAGCTGTCCAGAGTCAAGTGACGTCACCTAGTCGTAGGGCTAGCTCTGTGCTACAGCCAGATGAGGCGATTCGTACTATGGTCAATCAGATGAAGAAACCTGCAACCGACATTAAGAAGTTTAGTGGAGACCCACTACAGTACACCAGGTTTATGCGGCAGTTCAATTCCAGAGTTGTAGCATATACTAGCACCTCAGAAGAAAGAATGAACTACCTCGAGCAATTTACAACCGAGGAGGCACATCGCATTGTTACAGGGTTCAGCTGCCTTGACCCTGATGTAGGCTATCCTGCAGCGTTAAAAGAGATGCAAGACCGATATGGTGACCAGGAGAAGATCGCAAATGCGTACGTGAGAAGGGCACTAGATTGGCCGCTCATCGCCAAGGACAACCCCAAGGCTTTGGATGAATTCGGCATCTTCCTCGTTGAGTGTGAAAATGCAGTAAATGGCATAGACGCGATCAAGATCCTCGAATATCCAGACAACTTGACTAAGCTGGTGAAGAAGCTCCCATATCATCTGCATGATAGATGGCGCAATGTTTATCAGAGACTTAAAGAGAGCAAGAAATCCGTTAAATTTGGTGATCTGACTACCTTTGTGAAGAAAGAGGCTAAGAAGATCATAGACCCATTGTAG